Proteins from a genomic interval of Symmachiella macrocystis:
- a CDS encoding DUF1571 domain-containing protein — translation MGQFRQLRVSGFLVQLLASRATIAVAITAGIMGMATCEAHGQEAPKEHPLVKPLKIVRQSRKALDGVKDYTATFSKKERLGRGGRQLLSQTMRMKFREEPFSVYFFFQNKDAAGREVIYVNGRNNNQLVVHEGSGIASLVGTLTFAPTASEVMKENRYPITKVGLKNMVDKVIAQWEGESKVGESTVKYYNSAKLGNVDCMAIECSHPTPRRQFTYHMTRVYVDKKSKLLVRVEQYGWPSRAGQQPPIVEEFTYSNIKTNVGLRDADFDRRNPQYNF, via the coding sequence ATGGGACAGTTTAGGCAGTTGCGGGTTTCTGGTTTCTTAGTACAACTCTTAGCGTCTCGGGCCACGATTGCCGTAGCAATCACCGCTGGCATCATGGGGATGGCCACATGTGAAGCACATGGTCAGGAGGCCCCGAAAGAGCACCCGCTGGTCAAGCCGCTAAAAATCGTCCGTCAAAGCCGCAAAGCACTCGATGGCGTTAAGGACTACACCGCGACCTTTTCGAAAAAGGAACGCCTGGGCCGCGGCGGCCGCCAACTGTTGTCGCAAACCATGCGAATGAAATTTCGCGAGGAACCTTTCAGCGTCTACTTTTTCTTCCAAAACAAGGACGCTGCAGGTCGCGAAGTGATTTACGTCAACGGCCGCAATAACAACCAATTAGTCGTTCATGAAGGCAGCGGCATCGCGTCGCTCGTTGGTACGCTCACTTTTGCTCCGACCGCCAGCGAAGTGATGAAGGAAAACCGCTATCCAATCACCAAGGTTGGTCTGAAAAACATGGTGGACAAAGTCATCGCGCAGTGGGAAGGCGAATCCAAAGTTGGCGAATCGACCGTCAAATACTACAACAGCGCCAAATTGGGCAATGTCGACTGCATGGCGATTGAATGCAGCCACCCCACGCCGCGCCGGCAGTTCACGTATCATATGACCCGCGTCTATGTTGATAAAAAATCCAAACTGCTCGTCCGTGTGGAACAGTACGGTTGGCCCAGCCGCGCTGGACAACAACCGCCGATCGTCGAGGAATTCACCTACTCCAACATCAAGACCAACGTCGGACTTCGCGACGCCGATTTCGATCGTCGCAATCCTCAGTACAACTTCTAA
- a CDS encoding GspE/PulE family protein encodes MDSKSKERDIRQKALQQELGELVDVVGPGPLVDLLLERAFQLNATDVHFDPDENGIRIRLRVDGLLHAILHVPAAQAAHMISRIKLMGGMDITEKRLPQDGHISNLVMGTQRDIRVACGPTNYGERVVMRLMPGEQAFHRLDDLGFDDAQLPMLKRFLNIPYGMILTVGPVGAGKSTTMYGCLDELNDPSKSICTIEDPVERRMDGINQTQINTQIDFTFARALRMLLRQDPDVLMIGEIRDPETAQIGSRAGLAGTLVLSTLHANDTTSTFDVLRGFNVPPMVIADSVYCVVTQRLLRKICQNCKVAYQPDEPQCEILGLDPAAAGTVEIFKGTGCDTCFGTGYLGRTAVFEVLGMDADLRRAVLHHKPRLDILQIAKEKGMETLEMAASRKVIAGQTSYEEMNRVLSAFPGE; translated from the coding sequence ATGGATTCCAAAAGTAAAGAACGCGACATTCGCCAAAAGGCCTTGCAGCAAGAATTAGGCGAGTTGGTGGATGTTGTCGGCCCCGGTCCATTGGTCGATTTGCTGCTCGAACGTGCCTTTCAACTCAACGCCACCGATGTCCACTTCGATCCCGACGAAAACGGAATCCGCATCCGGCTCCGCGTCGATGGCCTGTTGCACGCCATTTTGCACGTCCCTGCGGCCCAGGCCGCGCACATGATCTCACGCATCAAGTTGATGGGCGGCATGGATATCACCGAGAAACGTCTGCCGCAGGACGGCCACATTTCCAATCTGGTCATGGGCACCCAGCGCGATATCCGCGTCGCCTGTGGACCCACGAATTACGGCGAACGAGTCGTGATGCGTTTGATGCCCGGCGAACAGGCATTCCACCGCTTAGACGATCTCGGCTTCGATGATGCGCAACTCCCCATGCTCAAACGGTTCCTGAACATTCCTTACGGTATGATTCTCACGGTCGGCCCCGTCGGAGCGGGCAAGAGTACCACCATGTACGGTTGCCTCGACGAATTAAACGATCCCAGCAAGTCGATCTGCACAATCGAAGACCCGGTGGAACGCCGGATGGACGGTATCAATCAGACGCAGATCAATACACAAATCGATTTCACCTTCGCTCGCGCTCTACGAATGTTATTGCGGCAAGATCCCGACGTGCTCATGATCGGCGAAATTCGCGACCCCGAAACCGCGCAAATCGGTTCGCGCGCCGGACTGGCGGGAACATTGGTCCTCAGCACGCTCCACGCCAATGACACCACCTCCACGTTCGACGTGCTTCGTGGTTTCAATGTCCCACCGATGGTGATCGCCGATTCTGTGTATTGCGTCGTCACGCAACGTCTGCTGCGAAAAATCTGCCAAAACTGCAAGGTCGCCTACCAGCCTGACGAACCGCAATGCGAAATCCTGGGACTTGACCCAGCAGCCGCCGGTACGGTGGAAATCTTCAAAGGCACCGGCTGCGATACCTGTTTTGGCACCGGTTACCTCGGACGGACCGCCGTCTTCGAAGTCCTGGGCATGGATGCCGACCTCCGCCGCGCCGTCCTGCATCACAAACCACGACTCGACATTCTGCAAATCGCCAAAGAAAAGGGGATGGAAACCCTGGAAATGGCTGCGTCCCGCAAAGTCATCGCCGGACAAACCAGCTACGAAGAAATGAACCGCGTCCTCTCCGCCTTCCCCGGCGAATAA
- a CDS encoding sugar phosphate isomerase/epimerase family protein, with amino-acid sequence MPTLKKAVTAACLNLPVRETLIAASEMGAEGVQFDVRTELRPSDLSHTGRRQFSKFLSEMNLELPSLRFSSRRAFYNANDLERRIAATKAAMDFAYQLGAKILTLRIGRIPTDAESPDYLILREVLNGIARYGNHVGVAAAITPSGDNPADLARLLGDITKGPLGLDFDPAGFLMSGHDPLPMLRELHQWIFHVQARDGLQDASGSGLEVALGRGEIDWLEFVATLDEIAYRGWLIVTRTQGEDRAGDAERALKYLRNIDAPQ; translated from the coding sequence ATGCCAACTTTAAAGAAAGCGGTGACCGCCGCCTGTTTGAATCTCCCCGTCCGGGAAACCTTGATCGCCGCCTCCGAAATGGGGGCTGAGGGAGTGCAGTTCGATGTACGGACCGAATTGCGTCCGTCCGATCTGTCGCACACCGGCCGCCGGCAGTTTTCGAAATTCCTCTCCGAAATGAATCTGGAACTGCCCTCGCTCCGCTTTTCTAGTCGCCGCGCGTTTTACAATGCCAACGACCTGGAACGCCGCATCGCGGCCACCAAAGCGGCGATGGACTTCGCCTATCAACTTGGCGCCAAGATCCTCACACTCCGTATCGGACGCATCCCGACCGATGCCGAATCGCCCGACTATTTGATTCTGCGGGAGGTGCTCAACGGCATCGCCCGTTATGGAAATCATGTCGGTGTCGCCGCCGCAATCACGCCCAGCGGCGATAATCCGGCCGATTTGGCGCGGCTGTTGGGAGATATCACCAAAGGCCCCTTGGGTCTCGATTTCGATCCCGCCGGGTTTCTGATGTCCGGCCACGACCCGTTGCCCATGCTTCGCGAATTACATCAATGGATCTTCCATGTCCAAGCCCGCGATGGACTGCAAGACGCCTCAGGCAGCGGATTGGAAGTGGCGTTAGGCCGCGGCGAGATCGATTGGCTGGAATTCGTCGCCACGCTCGATGAAATCGCCTATCGCGGCTGGCTGATCGTCACCCGCACCCAAGGTGAAGACCGCGCAGGCGACGCCGAACGAGCCCTAAAATACCTCCGCAACATCGACGCCCCCCAATAA
- a CDS encoding sulfatase family protein, which yields MVVFFRMAGCLILATTFTASLAAAERRPNVLIAVSDDQSYPHASAYGYQAIQTPNFDRVAREGVLFHNAFSPAPGCSPMRAAFLTGRNIWQLEHAGTHASSFPAKYVGFQDQLEESGYFVGFTGKGWGPGNWEADGRTRNPAGPQYSKRTAKTPPGIRATDYAANFADFLAERPKDQPFSFWYGGSEPHRVFEKGIGRRNGLDPDKVVVPPFLPDTPEIRDDLLDYCYEIQWFDQHLGRMLDLLEEAGELENTLVIVTSDNGMAFPAAKANAYEYGIHMPLAIAWPAKIPGDRVVNDLVNLIDVTATIYAATDVKPPEKYPLSGKSLLGLLESDASGVVEPQRNAIFSGRERHSSSRYNSLGYPQRCIRTADYLYIRNFRPERWPAGAPRKFGHGQYAKGAAVTNDDLGPEHGGYHDIDACPALDFLIEHRDDPKISRFFHLAVDKRPAEELFDIRTDPGCLNNLAGDPRFAEVQQQLSARLMDYLKQTGDARVTASDGGDIWETYRRYSKLRWFPKPDWAKEHPERVPQQDWVEERRPK from the coding sequence ATGGTCGTTTTTTTTCGCATGGCTGGATGTCTGATCTTAGCGACCACATTCACGGCAAGCCTTGCCGCTGCCGAGCGACGACCGAATGTGTTGATTGCTGTTTCGGACGATCAGTCCTATCCGCACGCGTCGGCATATGGATATCAGGCGATCCAGACCCCCAATTTCGACCGTGTCGCGCGGGAGGGGGTTTTGTTTCACAATGCGTTTTCCCCAGCGCCAGGCTGCAGTCCAATGCGGGCGGCCTTTCTGACTGGCCGAAATATCTGGCAATTGGAGCATGCCGGGACGCACGCCAGTTCGTTTCCAGCGAAATACGTCGGCTTCCAGGACCAGTTGGAGGAGTCGGGCTATTTTGTCGGGTTCACCGGCAAGGGCTGGGGACCGGGCAATTGGGAGGCTGATGGGCGGACGAGAAATCCCGCGGGGCCGCAGTATTCTAAGCGGACTGCGAAGACCCCGCCCGGCATTCGTGCCACCGACTACGCAGCCAACTTTGCTGATTTTCTGGCTGAGCGTCCAAAAGATCAGCCGTTTAGTTTTTGGTATGGGGGCTCGGAGCCGCACCGGGTTTTTGAGAAGGGAATTGGCCGTCGCAATGGGCTGGATCCAGACAAGGTGGTCGTTCCGCCTTTTCTGCCCGACACGCCGGAAATCCGCGACGACTTGTTGGACTATTGCTACGAAATCCAATGGTTCGATCAGCACCTGGGACGCATGTTGGACCTGCTCGAAGAGGCGGGCGAATTGGAGAATACGTTGGTGATCGTCACCAGCGACAATGGGATGGCCTTCCCGGCTGCCAAAGCAAACGCCTATGAATACGGGATTCACATGCCATTGGCGATCGCTTGGCCGGCAAAAATCCCCGGCGACCGAGTTGTGAATGATCTGGTCAATTTGATCGACGTCACTGCCACGATCTACGCAGCAACGGATGTCAAACCGCCGGAGAAATATCCGCTCTCGGGAAAGAGTTTGTTAGGGTTATTGGAATCCGATGCAAGCGGCGTCGTTGAGCCGCAGCGGAATGCGATCTTCTCGGGTCGCGAACGGCATTCGTCGTCGCGATACAATTCGCTGGGCTATCCGCAACGTTGCATCCGCACGGCTGATTATTTGTACATTCGCAATTTTCGCCCCGAACGTTGGCCGGCCGGTGCGCCGCGAAAATTTGGACATGGACAGTACGCCAAAGGGGCCGCGGTGACGAACGACGATCTGGGTCCGGAACACGGCGGATACCACGACATCGACGCCTGCCCCGCTCTCGATTTTCTGATCGAGCACCGTGACGATCCCAAAATCTCGCGCTTCTTCCATCTAGCAGTCGACAAACGGCCGGCAGAGGAACTATTCGACATTCGCACCGATCCCGGCTGTCTGAACAATCTGGCTGGGGATCCACGTTTTGCTGAAGTCCAACAACAGCTTTCGGCGCGGCTGATGGATTACCTCAAACAGACCGGCGACGCGCGGGTCACGGCAAGTGACGGCGGCGACATCTGGGAAACATATCGCCGCTACAGCAAGTTGCGTTGGTTCCCCAAACCGGATTGGGCGAAAGAGCATCCGGAACGCGTTCCACAACAAGATTGGGTGGAAGAACGCCGCCCGAAATAG
- a CDS encoding STAS domain-containing protein, producing the protein MSTSDAPYTLEKTRGYVVLCLLPKLNEVQWGDVQQVGNEIIPDLDALRSPALLVDLSALDYMGSSMVALLVRLWKAVQKKNGRMVVQSEQKMVTEVLSIAGLNSLWDVVPTRDEAIGAMKHAPPTSQNGPAEASWTGPIIALIAAVAAGWVWWTTHSGDPLFNDAKQSVYVLFALAAVAVVISGLTLVRNAGAARIVGGLILLVGLAVSVGGFQQLSAANAAPPVVDSDAAAAADATEQTPKPQLRIDRLDSDKKDK; encoded by the coding sequence GTGTCGACCAGCGATGCCCCTTATACTCTCGAAAAAACACGAGGGTACGTTGTCCTGTGCCTCTTGCCTAAGCTGAACGAAGTCCAGTGGGGCGACGTTCAACAGGTCGGTAACGAAATTATTCCCGATTTGGATGCCCTGCGGTCCCCCGCACTCCTGGTCGACCTCTCGGCATTGGACTACATGGGTAGTTCAATGGTCGCGCTGCTCGTCAGGCTCTGGAAAGCCGTTCAAAAGAAAAACGGTAGAATGGTCGTCCAAAGCGAACAGAAAATGGTCACGGAGGTCTTGAGCATCGCCGGACTCAATTCTCTATGGGACGTCGTCCCCACGCGCGATGAGGCCATCGGCGCCATGAAGCACGCGCCTCCGACTTCACAGAATGGACCTGCAGAAGCCTCTTGGACCGGACCAATCATCGCTCTGATTGCAGCAGTAGCCGCCGGTTGGGTTTGGTGGACCACACACTCCGGCGACCCTCTCTTCAACGACGCCAAACAATCGGTGTACGTGCTATTCGCGCTGGCGGCCGTTGCTGTTGTTATCAGCGGCTTGACGTTAGTCCGCAATGCCGGCGCTGCGCGGATTGTCGGCGGGCTAATTCTCCTCGTTGGCCTCGCAGTCAGCGTAGGTGGGTTCCAACAACTGTCTGCCGCAAATGCTGCTCCGCCCGTCGTAGATTCCGATGCTGCCGCCGCGGCGGATGCTACCGAGCAGACCCCCAAGCCACAATTAAGAATAGACCGACTCGACAGCGACAAAAAAGACAAGTGA
- a CDS encoding FHA domain-containing serine/threonine-protein kinase, producing the protein MASQLLTNSFLELLEKSELLPPAQFNAVVRKLKLQEMPSGFEAAKTLVLNGVLSRFQADRLMQGRYRGFFIGNFKVLEILGVGGMGWVYTAEDLQSGRVVALKVLSEHHQHIVDMQARMKLEVRAGQKLDHPNIVHAYKAEHTGDVDFLVTEYVEGINLQEWSELAGPTSFPQACDFICQAAAGLQHAHSNGLVHRDIKPSNLIVDKLGTVKILDFGLALTRNDEDEFSLAMIFGHDCLGTDDFIPPEQARESYAVDSRADLYSLGCTLYFLLSGRVPFPLKTTPEKLRAHLSKTPQSIGELVPSLPEPVIAAVEKMMAKDPGERFQTAAEVKAALEPFAERKLIPFDFPAMLVERCKDAQRRVSAIKQRRRKIAEASSSSSMARRMMLDSSSQHLQAGVDTGVPGETRPRRSAVSLVNPLDSYTASKIPTINMKAKSRPQQGTQPFPSSRPQSIASATFAPAYLTSQAGGRPIKLYQPYLVVGRDEGCDITIDGAGVSSRHCEFRCDGQHWTVTDLGSKNGIQINGQSVESHAIQSGDELTFGKLQRFRFMTTAQQPQSARITWPAIVASLAVGAAAATAWWWFLAR; encoded by the coding sequence ATGGCGTCGCAGCTTCTGACAAACTCGTTTTTGGAGTTGCTCGAAAAGAGCGAATTGCTGCCACCTGCGCAATTCAATGCGGTGGTGCGCAAGTTAAAGCTCCAGGAAATGCCATCGGGGTTCGAAGCCGCTAAGACTCTGGTGCTCAATGGGGTGCTCTCGCGGTTTCAAGCAGACCGCTTGATGCAGGGCCGCTATCGTGGTTTTTTCATCGGCAACTTCAAGGTCCTGGAAATTCTCGGTGTCGGCGGTATGGGCTGGGTCTATACAGCTGAGGACCTGCAATCGGGCCGCGTCGTCGCGCTCAAAGTTCTTTCAGAGCATCATCAGCATATTGTCGATATGCAGGCTCGCATGAAGCTGGAAGTCCGCGCCGGCCAAAAACTCGACCACCCCAACATCGTCCACGCCTACAAGGCCGAACACACTGGCGATGTCGACTTCCTCGTCACTGAATATGTCGAGGGGATCAATCTGCAGGAATGGTCAGAGCTGGCTGGTCCCACCTCGTTTCCGCAAGCGTGCGATTTTATTTGCCAGGCCGCGGCCGGTCTGCAACATGCCCACAGCAACGGACTCGTGCACCGCGACATCAAGCCGTCGAACTTAATCGTTGACAAATTGGGCACGGTGAAGATTTTAGACTTTGGTTTGGCGCTGACCCGCAACGACGAAGACGAATTTTCGTTGGCGATGATTTTCGGCCATGATTGCTTGGGGACCGATGACTTCATCCCGCCGGAACAAGCCCGCGAAAGTTATGCGGTCGATTCACGCGCCGACCTTTATAGCCTGGGGTGCACGCTGTATTTCCTGCTCAGCGGCCGGGTGCCGTTTCCACTCAAGACCACGCCGGAAAAACTACGTGCGCATCTGAGTAAAACACCGCAATCGATTGGTGAGCTCGTACCGTCGCTCCCCGAACCGGTCATCGCCGCCGTCGAAAAGATGATGGCCAAAGATCCCGGCGAACGGTTTCAAACCGCCGCTGAGGTCAAAGCCGCGCTTGAGCCATTTGCCGAACGCAAACTGATCCCGTTCGATTTTCCGGCCATGCTGGTCGAGCGTTGTAAGGACGCCCAGCGCCGGGTCTCTGCGATCAAGCAACGACGACGAAAAATAGCCGAGGCAAGTTCCTCCAGTTCGATGGCGCGACGGATGATGTTGGATTCCTCGAGCCAGCATCTGCAAGCGGGGGTCGATACTGGTGTTCCCGGCGAAACGCGACCGCGGCGCTCCGCCGTTTCACTCGTCAACCCGCTGGACTCGTATACCGCCTCAAAAATTCCGACCATTAACATGAAAGCCAAGTCCAGGCCACAACAGGGCACGCAACCGTTTCCCTCGTCCAGGCCACAGTCGATCGCATCAGCCACATTTGCACCGGCTTATTTGACATCCCAAGCTGGCGGCCGACCCATCAAGCTCTATCAACCGTATCTGGTGGTTGGCCGTGACGAAGGTTGCGACATCACAATCGACGGGGCGGGTGTTTCCAGCCGGCATTGCGAATTTCGCTGTGATGGACAGCATTGGACGGTCACCGACCTGGGGAGTAAAAACGGCATCCAAATCAACGGTCAATCGGTCGAGTCCCATGCGATCCAATCAGGGGATGAACTCACGTTCGGCAAGTTGCAGCGGTTCCGCTTTATGACCACCGCCCAACAACCTCAGTCGGCCCGCATCACCTGGCCGGCCATCGTAGCCAGCCTCGCAGTCGGAGCCGCCGCCGCAACCGCCTGGTGGTGGTTTCTCGCACGGTAG
- the argH gene encoding argininosuccinate lyase, with amino-acid sequence MAAKAWGGRFAQATDPRVEKFTESISFDARLAPYDIQGSQAHATMLAHVGLISEDERDQIVTTLDEIGRQIAAGQLPFRTELEDIHMHVESALTEKLGDIGRRLHTGRSRNDQVSTDLRLYVRDAIGQIDGLLRDLQSAFVARCERDADVVLPAYTHLQRAQPVLAAHYWLAYCDKFSRDRARLQDCLQRVNVCSLGAAALAGTSLPIDRQMTADLLGFTAVAGNSLDVSSDRDFLVEFTFCLSLIAAHLSTWAEEWIIWFTTEFGFLKLPDAYTTGSSIMPQKRNPDVLELIRGKSARPIAAVGQLLVLIKGLPMAYNRDLQEDKLAAFDAHDTVSACLELAAAVVEGAELQRDTINARIEEGFLDATTLMEYLIKQGVPMRTGHETVGKLVALCESKSCKLADLSLTELQDACDKISDDVYSVLGTANAIAAFQSYGSGGKEPVAERVKYWRDELKM; translated from the coding sequence GTGGCTGCAAAAGCCTGGGGTGGTCGGTTTGCTCAAGCGACCGACCCGCGCGTGGAAAAATTCACCGAGTCGATCAGTTTCGATGCAAGATTGGCCCCCTACGATATTCAGGGGTCGCAAGCGCATGCGACTATGCTGGCCCACGTCGGTCTGATCAGCGAAGACGAGCGGGACCAAATCGTCACTACGCTCGACGAGATCGGCCGCCAAATCGCCGCCGGCCAACTTCCATTCCGGACGGAATTGGAAGACATTCACATGCACGTCGAGTCGGCGCTCACCGAAAAACTGGGCGATATCGGACGCCGACTCCACACCGGCCGCAGCCGCAACGATCAGGTCTCCACCGATTTGAGGCTGTACGTCCGCGACGCCATCGGGCAAATCGACGGGCTACTCCGCGATTTACAGTCCGCCTTCGTCGCCCGCTGCGAGCGGGATGCCGATGTGGTGCTGCCCGCCTACACACATCTGCAACGCGCGCAGCCGGTCTTAGCTGCGCATTATTGGCTGGCTTATTGCGATAAATTCAGCCGCGATCGCGCGCGATTGCAGGATTGTCTGCAGCGCGTGAACGTCTGCTCGCTCGGTGCCGCGGCCTTGGCGGGGACGTCGCTTCCCATCGATCGCCAAATGACGGCCGACCTGCTGGGCTTTACCGCTGTGGCCGGCAATAGTCTGGATGTCTCCAGCGACCGCGATTTTCTGGTGGAGTTCACGTTCTGCCTGTCGTTGATCGCCGCTCACCTGAGTACCTGGGCCGAGGAGTGGATCATTTGGTTCACGACCGAGTTTGGTTTCCTCAAACTGCCCGATGCGTACACAACTGGTTCGTCGATCATGCCGCAAAAACGCAATCCCGATGTGTTGGAACTGATCCGCGGTAAATCGGCCCGCCCCATCGCCGCTGTTGGGCAATTGCTGGTACTGATCAAAGGCCTGCCCATGGCCTACAACCGCGACTTGCAGGAAGACAAACTGGCCGCCTTCGACGCGCACGACACCGTCTCGGCCTGTTTGGAACTGGCAGCCGCCGTTGTTGAGGGAGCCGAACTGCAGCGCGACACGATCAACGCCCGCATCGAAGAGGGCTTCTTGGATGCGACAACCTTGATGGAGTACCTGATCAAACAAGGCGTCCCCATGCGGACGGGCCACGAAACGGTCGGCAAACTGGTCGCACTGTGCGAATCCAAATCCTGCAAACTCGCCGACCTTTCGCTGACGGAACTCCAAGACGCCTGCGACAAAATCAGCGACGACGTCTACAGTGTCCTCGGCACAGCCAACGCCATCGCCGCCTTCCAAAGTTATGGTTCCGGAGGCAAAGAACCGGTGGCGGAGCGCGTCAAGTATTGGCGAGACGAGCTAAAAATGTAA
- a CDS encoding enoyl-CoA hydratase: MNQQPPVIVTNNEGVVRLGLNRAEKKNAITVEMYGLLAAGIGQAEADPTVRAILIHGAAECFTAGNDLKDFLGSPPAEADSPVAQFLQAISTATKPLVAAVTGPAIGIGTTMLLHCDLVFAGSGATLQLPFVNLGLCPEAASSYLLPQLIGHQRAAELLLLGKPFSAETACAYGLVNRVLPDGEVLDAAVECCQELAALPPSALRETKRLMKQFATPTVATTMQAEMGAFAQRLKSPEAREAMTAFFERRPPDFSSFE; encoded by the coding sequence GTGAATCAACAACCACCGGTTATCGTCACCAACAACGAAGGCGTCGTGCGACTCGGCTTGAATCGCGCAGAAAAGAAAAACGCGATCACTGTCGAGATGTATGGATTACTCGCTGCAGGCATCGGACAAGCCGAAGCGGATCCGACAGTGCGGGCGATACTCATCCACGGAGCCGCGGAATGTTTTACCGCCGGCAACGACCTTAAGGACTTTTTAGGCTCGCCCCCCGCGGAGGCGGACAGTCCGGTTGCGCAATTCCTGCAGGCGATCAGTACCGCCACCAAACCGTTGGTCGCAGCTGTAACGGGACCGGCGATTGGTATTGGCACCACGATGTTGTTGCATTGCGATCTGGTGTTTGCCGGGTCGGGCGCGACGTTGCAATTGCCGTTCGTGAATCTGGGACTCTGTCCCGAAGCGGCTTCCAGTTATCTACTGCCGCAATTGATCGGTCATCAGCGGGCGGCGGAGTTGTTGTTGCTTGGCAAGCCGTTCTCGGCGGAAACGGCGTGTGCGTATGGCCTAGTGAACCGCGTGTTGCCCGACGGCGAAGTGCTCGACGCTGCCGTCGAATGCTGCCAAGAGTTGGCAGCGCTGCCGCCTTCGGCGCTGCGGGAGACGAAGCGACTGATGAAACAGTTCGCAACTCCGACGGTCGCAACAACAATGCAGGCGGAAATGGGAGCGTTTGCTCAGCGGCTAAAATCACCCGAAGCCCGGGAAGCGATGACCGCATTTTTCGAACGTCGTCCGCCCGACTTTTCAAGTTTTGAATAA
- a CDS encoding peptidase yields MTRKPATLTDVRPPAKRPTLTELANALTPLREEVLANLAMLAQIPVSDGVESQRRRYLLDRLVAAGLPEASSDAAGNAIGFLPGKTGLRTVMLVAHLGTPICHATEPDVVIEADRIVGHGVADNSLGAAVMSMVPCCLKELGITLDSNLQLIGSVRSLKRGHDEGLRYVLDHAERPSDFGLVLEGIRLGRLSTFATGTVRADIICNISGDSGNALIVLNRIIDRLLKIAMPTRPYTKIRLGQIKAGELYHVEPVYGELGLEVLSDSSEELDRIVGEIEEIVAESSASSGIQTRLDCFFRREPGGVPFSHSLVKSVVDVMSQLDIQPAQDDRPSELSEFIAAGIPAVTLGITDGQTHLRRPDFVMIEPILTGVAQIIGVLLEMDRGACDEH; encoded by the coding sequence ATGACGCGAAAACCGGCAACTTTGACGGATGTGCGTCCCCCTGCTAAGCGACCGACATTGACCGAGTTAGCAAACGCTCTCACACCCCTCCGCGAAGAGGTGCTGGCCAACCTGGCGATGTTGGCCCAGATCCCCGTTTCGGACGGCGTGGAATCACAGCGGAGGCGTTATCTGCTCGATCGCCTCGTCGCCGCTGGGCTCCCCGAGGCGAGTTCGGATGCTGCAGGCAACGCGATCGGATTTTTACCGGGAAAAACTGGTCTCCGCACCGTAATGCTGGTAGCGCACCTGGGCACCCCGATTTGCCATGCGACGGAGCCAGACGTCGTTATCGAGGCGGATCGCATTGTGGGTCACGGTGTGGCTGACAACTCTCTTGGCGCCGCGGTGATGTCCATGGTCCCTTGCTGCCTTAAAGAATTGGGCATCACGCTGGACTCGAACCTGCAACTTATCGGCTCGGTCCGATCGCTAAAACGGGGCCACGACGAGGGACTTCGATACGTTCTTGATCATGCAGAACGGCCCAGCGATTTCGGACTGGTGTTGGAAGGCATCAGGTTGGGACGGCTCAGTACGTTCGCCACTGGCACGGTTCGCGCGGACATCATCTGCAATATCTCTGGGGATAGCGGGAACGCGTTGATAGTCTTAAACCGGATCATTGACCGTCTGCTGAAGATCGCAATGCCGACGCGACCGTACACCAAGATTCGATTGGGGCAAATCAAGGCGGGCGAGTTGTATCACGTGGAACCGGTCTACGGTGAGTTGGGACTGGAAGTCCTCAGCGATTCCAGCGAAGAGTTGGACCGGATTGTGGGCGAGATCGAGGAGATTGTTGCGGAATCCTCAGCCAGCAGCGGTATCCAGACCCGTCTGGATTGCTTTTTCCGACGCGAACCGGGCGGAGTCCCTTTTTCGCATTCTCTTGTTAAATCCGTGGTCGATGTGATGTCGCAACTCGACATTCAACCCGCCCAGGACGATCGCCCCTCCGAGTTGTCGGAGTTTATTGCCGCGGGGATCCCGGCGGTGACTTTGGGGATCACTGACGGCCAAACGCATTTGCGCCGGCCAGATTTTGTGATGATCGAACCGATTCTCACCGGCGTCGCCCAGATTATCGGCGTGCTGCTGGAAATGGATCGTGGGGCGTGCGACGAACATTAA